A genome region from Candidatus Hydrogenedentota bacterium includes the following:
- a CDS encoding nucleotidyltransferase family protein encodes MNTHPDFEELFQLLEKHRVDYMIVGGYAVAYHGYPRFTKDLDIFYDSSLENIERIRHVLLEFGFEPNDLSEKTFSEKGAIITFGVAPSRVDFLNDIDGVQFSAAKKQTVRGKYGKVHVSFISLDDLIKNKRATLRSQDKVDADELVQIRDRCTRQ; translated from the coding sequence ATGAATACCCATCCCGACTTCGAAGAGTTGTTTCAGTTACTCGAAAAGCACCGCGTTGATTACATGATTGTCGGGGGGTACGCCGTCGCATATCACGGATACCCACGCTTCACCAAAGACTTAGACATCTTCTATGATTCCTCGCTAGAAAACATCGAACGAATTCGTCATGTCCTGTTGGAGTTTGGATTTGAGCCAAATGACCTCTCCGAAAAGACCTTTTCCGAAAAGGGCGCAATCATTACGTTCGGTGTAGCTCCAAGCCGAGTCGACTTTCTCAACGATATCGATGGAGTACAGTTCTCTGCTGCGAAAAAACAAACTGTCCGCGGCAAGTACGGAAAGGTCCATGTGTCATTCATTAGTCTGGATGACTTGATCAAAAACAAACGCGCCACCTTGCGCTCTCAAGACAAAGTGGACGCGGATGAATTGGTTCAGATTCGAGATCGGTGTACTCGTCAATAG
- a CDS encoding peptidylprolyl isomerase, which translates to MQATIQTNKGTIRIELFAEQAPVTVANFVNLAQRGYYDGLTFHRVIAKFMIQGGCPLGTGTGGPGYKFKDECTPALKHNRPGILSMANAGPGTNGSQFFITHVPTDWLDGKHTVFGAVVDASDQAVVDKIAQNDRIERIDIEGDTSGLFSKTQAQVDEWNLVLDKKFPRKR; encoded by the coding sequence ATGCAGGCTACCATTCAAACGAACAAAGGCACTATTCGAATCGAACTCTTTGCGGAGCAGGCACCCGTGACGGTTGCCAACTTCGTGAATCTGGCGCAAAGGGGCTATTACGACGGCCTTACGTTTCATAGGGTTATCGCAAAGTTCATGATCCAGGGAGGATGCCCACTGGGTACGGGAACCGGGGGACCAGGTTACAAGTTCAAAGACGAGTGTACTCCTGCCCTTAAACACAACCGGCCGGGCATTTTGTCGATGGCGAACGCAGGCCCGGGTACAAATGGCAGCCAGTTCTTCATCACGCACGTACCGACAGATTGGCTCGACGGCAAACACACGGTGTTTGGCGCGGTTGTTGACGCGTCCGACCAGGCAGTCGTGGACAAGATTGCGCAGAATGACCGAATCGAGCGTATCGACATCGAAGGCGACACAAGCGGCTTGTTCAGCAAGACGCAGGCGCAGGTTGACGAGTGGAATTTGGTGCTCGACAAGAAGTTTCCTCGGAAACGCTAA
- a CDS encoding MaoC family dehydratase, producing MSATIIPLSELKDWAGRELGVSDWHDITQQDVNTFADVTHDHQWIHVDVERAKRESPFGGPIAHGYFTLSLIPHLTASIWDVSGTSAALNYGLNKLRFPAPVLIGTRIRARAVLDSVDGLPGGGAQTQVTITIESEGGSKPVCVAEALFRYYG from the coding sequence ATGTCCGCGACGATTATTCCCCTCAGCGAGCTTAAAGACTGGGCAGGCCGCGAACTCGGCGTGTCCGATTGGCACGATATTACGCAACAAGATGTGAATACGTTTGCCGATGTAACCCACGATCATCAATGGATTCACGTTGATGTCGAGCGCGCCAAACGCGAATCGCCCTTTGGCGGCCCCATCGCGCACGGCTACTTTACACTCTCCCTGATTCCCCACCTTACGGCTTCCATCTGGGACGTTTCCGGCACGTCAGCCGCTCTCAACTACGGCCTCAACAAGCTCCGATTCCCAGCGCCTGTTCTCATAGGAACGCGCATTCGCGCACGCGCCGTACTTGACTCCGTCGACGGCCTCCCCGGCGGTGGGGCTCAAACCCAAGTGACGATTACCATCGAATCGGAAGGCGGCTCCAAGCCCGTCTGCGTTGCCGAGGCACTCTTCCGCTACTACGGATAG
- a CDS encoding DegT/DnrJ/EryC1/StrS family aminotransferase: protein MRRDDLPALLSGTPIITQPFVPFPRTLGNELDEVAGVLSSDNWLHASATQRFEKQFAGYIGARHAVAVNTGGMALQMAIRALGIGPGDEVLMQVDACIADAFAVFNAGAVPIFADSDPETFMLNLDSAEATVGPRTKAIIAIHMWGRPENMDAVAEFARKHSLILIDDACLACGAEWRGKKVGTLGQVGIFSFGSMKPLQAGGGGAIVTNDDGLANALRASRAWGDAVDITGISDQTELAWNGRISDILSAVLLGQLAGYPAHLKTLQDGASKLEHLISGIPGIRIMDHDARITAQAHTQFLFKIDEQIVGFSQNTLATALEAEGIPTVWHSAFQPVTTLSFFESERWRTWAVGHTNPKRLAHNYSRPYPGADRSFYHTGMSIGRTVLCSGDEAIHQTAAAIKRICANSEALRAWESANP, encoded by the coding sequence ATGCGCCGTGATGACCTGCCCGCCCTACTAAGTGGTACGCCTATCATCACGCAGCCCTTCGTTCCCTTTCCTCGTACGTTGGGGAACGAACTCGACGAAGTTGCTGGCGTGCTCAGTTCAGACAACTGGCTCCATGCGTCCGCGACTCAACGCTTCGAGAAACAATTCGCCGGCTATATCGGCGCGCGCCACGCCGTCGCGGTCAACACCGGCGGTATGGCACTGCAAATGGCAATTCGCGCCCTCGGAATCGGACCCGGCGATGAAGTCCTCATGCAAGTCGACGCGTGTATTGCCGATGCATTCGCCGTCTTCAACGCCGGGGCCGTGCCCATCTTTGCGGACAGCGACCCAGAGACGTTCATGCTCAATCTCGATTCCGCCGAAGCGACCGTCGGTCCGCGCACCAAGGCCATAATCGCAATACATATGTGGGGCCGCCCGGAAAACATGGACGCCGTGGCTGAGTTCGCCCGCAAACACAGTCTTATCCTTATCGACGATGCGTGTCTCGCATGCGGCGCGGAATGGCGCGGCAAAAAAGTCGGCACGCTCGGACAAGTCGGCATCTTTTCTTTCGGAAGCATGAAACCACTTCAAGCCGGCGGCGGCGGGGCCATTGTGACGAACGACGACGGTCTCGCGAACGCCTTGCGCGCGTCACGCGCCTGGGGCGACGCGGTGGACATTACCGGCATCAGCGATCAAACCGAACTGGCCTGGAACGGCCGCATCTCGGACATTCTCTCTGCGGTGCTTCTCGGACAGTTGGCAGGCTATCCAGCACACCTGAAAACTCTCCAGGACGGTGCGTCCAAGTTGGAGCACCTCATTTCCGGCATTCCAGGCATCCGTATCATGGACCACGACGCGCGAATCACGGCCCAGGCGCACACACAATTCCTTTTCAAGATCGACGAACAGATAGTGGGGTTCTCGCAAAACACCTTGGCTACCGCGCTCGAGGCTGAAGGAATCCCTACTGTTTGGCACAGTGCATTTCAGCCCGTAACTACGCTCTCATTCTTCGAGTCCGAACGCTGGCGTACCTGGGCCGTCGGGCACACCAATCCCAAACGCCTCGCGCACAATTACTCCCGCCCCTACCCCGGAGCCGACCGCAGTTTCTACCACACCGGCATGAGCATCGGACGTACCGTCCTCTGCAGTGGCGACGAAGCTATCCATCAAACCGCCGCCGCTATCAAACGCATCTGCGCCAACTCGGAAGCACTCCGCGCATGGGAATCCGCCAATCCCTGA